One Photobacterium sp. TY1-4 genomic window carries:
- the mrcB gene encoding penicillin-binding protein 1B: MTTPDQNPKTPHVPPADESRQGAGASPEPTPPPKKARPKKRLLKAGVLGVALLAGGGAWMGHSLNQVVTEKFEGQLWQLPSVVYARELTLQPGALIRYEDLVNELETLKYRKVNRPTQSGEYATSRLKVEFIRRPFEFSDGEKAQQHVVVEFSYSKVKRIYEPDTGREYGTFSVEPKLLGMLEAKTEEQRIYRAKSDMPQPLIDALIATEDRDFYQHDGVSPAAIARALVANLKAGRTVQGGSTLTQQLAKNLFLSSERSLWRKLKEAYMALIIDYRYSKDQILDAYLNQIYLAQAGADAIHGFELGARFYFGLPLTELRVDQQALLVGLVKGPSYYHPWRYPERATERRNLVLRLMVESGKLEQADYARAIKRPLDLQSKGQVAHRQPAYFGQLERELADNVKAYRPGQGLRLFTTLDPDSQAKAEQAVRKTIPQLEKQAGNALETAVVVADRLSGEIRAMVGGSRPGFDGFNRAIDARRPIGSVVKPAVYLSALSQPERFSLATTLADRPLTLTGENGERWSPRNYDRQYRGQVPLYQALAKSYNVPTVNLGLAVGLDQVIETLDLLGVDRQEVPKLPSMLLGAFTLTPVEVTQMYQTIASGGMKSELTALSSVVDSEGNVLYQRIPKSSRAVPEQASWLTLYAMQKVVTEGTARYLNSVLPSSRLAGKTGTSDKGRDSWYVGVDGREVVTVWMGRDDNQSANLTGSSGPLRLYADYIQRRDPEPLVMRAPAQIQNFTYQRHPMGGLEQSCIGTMDLPAWDPKGLLKQTCVKQVEDFFHRLFKW; the protein is encoded by the coding sequence ATGACGACACCAGACCAAAACCCCAAGACGCCGCATGTACCGCCCGCTGACGAATCTCGTCAGGGGGCTGGCGCATCGCCTGAACCGACCCCGCCGCCAAAGAAGGCCCGGCCCAAGAAACGACTGCTCAAAGCCGGTGTGTTGGGCGTTGCGTTGCTGGCCGGCGGCGGTGCCTGGATGGGCCATTCGCTGAATCAGGTGGTGACGGAAAAATTTGAAGGGCAGTTGTGGCAGTTGCCGTCTGTGGTGTATGCCCGCGAGTTGACGCTGCAACCTGGTGCTTTAATCCGTTATGAAGATCTGGTCAATGAGCTGGAAACGCTCAAGTACCGCAAAGTAAACCGCCCGACGCAAAGTGGGGAGTATGCGACCAGCCGTCTCAAGGTTGAGTTCATCCGGCGTCCGTTTGAATTTTCGGATGGCGAAAAAGCGCAGCAACATGTCGTGGTGGAGTTCAGCTACTCAAAAGTCAAACGGATTTATGAGCCGGATACCGGCCGGGAATACGGCACTTTCAGTGTCGAGCCGAAGCTGCTGGGCATGCTGGAAGCCAAAACCGAAGAGCAGCGGATCTATCGTGCCAAATCGGACATGCCGCAGCCGTTGATTGATGCCTTGATTGCGACTGAAGACCGCGATTTTTATCAGCATGACGGTGTTTCACCGGCAGCGATCGCCCGGGCTCTGGTTGCCAACCTCAAGGCGGGCCGGACGGTTCAGGGCGGCAGTACGCTGACTCAGCAGTTGGCGAAGAACCTGTTCCTCAGCAGTGAGCGCAGTTTATGGCGCAAGCTGAAAGAGGCGTATATGGCGTTGATCATCGATTATCGCTACAGCAAAGATCAAATTCTGGATGCTTATCTGAACCAAATCTACCTGGCGCAGGCCGGTGCCGATGCAATTCATGGTTTTGAGCTGGGCGCGCGGTTTTACTTTGGCCTGCCGCTGACCGAGCTGCGGGTTGATCAGCAGGCATTGTTGGTCGGTCTGGTCAAAGGGCCTTCTTACTACCATCCCTGGCGTTATCCGGAACGTGCAACAGAGCGGCGAAACCTGGTGCTGCGCCTGATGGTCGAGAGTGGCAAGCTGGAGCAGGCGGACTATGCGCGCGCGATCAAGCGTCCGCTGGATTTGCAATCCAAAGGGCAGGTGGCGCATCGCCAGCCGGCCTATTTTGGTCAGTTGGAGCGGGAGCTGGCAGACAACGTGAAAGCCTATCGTCCCGGTCAGGGGCTGCGGTTGTTTACCACGCTCGATCCGGATTCTCAGGCCAAAGCGGAGCAGGCGGTCCGGAAAACCATTCCACAGTTGGAAAAACAGGCTGGTAATGCGCTGGAAACCGCGGTGGTGGTGGCCGATCGCCTGAGTGGTGAAATTCGTGCCATGGTGGGCGGCAGCCGTCCGGGCTTCGACGGCTTTAACCGGGCCATTGATGCCCGCCGGCCGATTGGCTCTGTGGTGAAACCTGCGGTGTATTTATCGGCGCTGTCACAGCCGGAACGTTTTTCTCTGGCGACGACTTTGGCCGACCGGCCACTCACGCTCACGGGCGAGAATGGCGAACGCTGGTCGCCCCGAAATTATGATCGCCAGTATCGCGGTCAGGTTCCCTTGTACCAGGCGTTAGCTAAATCTTACAACGTGCCGACAGTCAATCTCGGGTTGGCCGTTGGTCTGGATCAGGTTATCGAGACGCTGGATCTGCTGGGTGTCGATCGCCAGGAAGTCCCGAAATTGCCTTCGATGCTTCTGGGTGCCTTTACCCTGACTCCGGTGGAAGTCACACAGATGTACCAGACCATTGCCAGCGGGGGCATGAAGAGCGAACTGACGGCGCTGAGTTCGGTGGTCGACAGTGAGGGGAATGTTCTCTATCAGCGTATCCCGAAATCATCCCGGGCTGTACCCGAGCAAGCCTCCTGGCTGACTTTATATGCCATGCAGAAAGTGGTCACCGAAGGCACCGCCCGTTACCTGAACTCTGTGCTGCCGTCGTCACGTCTGGCTGGGAAAACCGGTACCTCGGATAAAGGCCGGGACAGTTGGTATGTGGGCGTCGATGGCCGGGAAGTGGTGACTGTGTGGATGGGACGCGATGACAACCAGAGTGCGAACCTTACGGGTTCCTCCGGCCCTCTGCGTTTGTATGCGGACTATATTCAGCGTCGGGATCCGGAGCCTCTGGTGATGCGTGCCCCGGCTCAAATTCAAAACTTTACCTATCAGCGTCATCCGATGGGTGGGTTGGAGCAGTCATGTATCGGGACGATGGACTTACCCGCCTGGGATCCGAAAGGACTGCTCAAGCAAACCTGCGTCAAACAGGTCGAGGACTTCTTCCATCGCCTGTTCAAGTGGTAG
- a CDS encoding NUDIX hydrolase, with the protein MRLLRSTVHPDIDTLEGRIFHRRAARGIILDGENILMLYTARYHDYTLPGGGVDAGEDIVQGLIRELAEETGARNIRDLREFGLYEEFRPWYKPEHDIVHMASYCYVCTIDTELGETQLEDYEINNGMKPVWINIFDAIRHNEETMANSEKKGMSIERETFLLKRIVEELLPAQHSVQQKIA; encoded by the coding sequence ATGCGATTACTGAGATCAACGGTCCATCCGGATATTGACACCCTGGAAGGGCGTATTTTTCACCGCCGAGCAGCCCGTGGCATTATTCTGGATGGCGAGAACATTCTGATGCTCTACACCGCTCGTTATCACGATTACACGTTGCCTGGGGGCGGGGTTGATGCCGGGGAAGATATCGTTCAGGGCTTGATCCGCGAGCTGGCCGAAGAAACCGGTGCGCGTAATATTCGCGATCTTCGGGAGTTTGGTCTCTACGAAGAGTTTCGGCCCTGGTATAAGCCGGAGCACGACATCGTGCATATGGCGTCCTACTGTTACGTCTGTACCATTGATACCGAGCTGGGAGAGACGCAACTGGAAGATTACGAAATCAACAACGGGATGAAACCGGTCTGGATCAATATCTTCGATGCCATTCGTCATAATGAGGAGACCATGGCGAATAGTGAAAAGAAAGGGATGTCGATTGAGCGTGAAACTTTCCTGCTCAAACGGATTGTTGAAGAACTCCTCCCTGCGCAACATAGTGTGCAACAAAAAATCGCTTAA
- a CDS encoding exoribonuclease R has product MERDYQLDCLLTMPRHELEEFSLRVIGRMVPEDVMEELFTFEQEEVDSEERMQAARFDALLRMTAIALGEVNVAFSESAQAQQNIERMTRLILWHFYAMSFNLEEAISLEQHCTQVETILKQAPRDAFGWIKVLTELLHTYADLSDKSKG; this is encoded by the coding sequence ATGGAACGCGATTACCAACTTGACTGCCTGCTCACCATGCCCCGCCATGAACTGGAAGAATTCAGCTTGCGGGTGATTGGCCGGATGGTCCCGGAAGATGTAATGGAAGAGCTGTTTACCTTTGAGCAGGAAGAAGTGGACAGCGAAGAGCGGATGCAGGCAGCCCGATTTGATGCCCTGCTGCGGATGACGGCAATCGCTCTGGGTGAAGTGAATGTCGCGTTTTCCGAATCAGCGCAAGCGCAACAAAACATTGAGCGCATGACGCGTCTGATCCTCTGGCACTTCTACGCCATGTCATTCAACCTGGAAGAAGCTATTTCCCTGGAGCAGCATTGCACGCAGGTCGAAACCATCCTCAAGCAGGCCCCGAGAGACGCCTTCGGCTGGATCAAGGTTCTTACCGAGTTGCTGCACACTTATGCAGACCTGAGTGACAAAAGCAAAGGGTAA
- a CDS encoding CHASE domain-containing protein produces MLLSLVVTAISWQLATAYVNRDVEQRFQNETHDVTARIKSRMVAHEQVLLGGVALFAASEQVERLEWQSYVRKLRLGMHYPGIHGIGFAVPVSDGDKQAHIRQIHAEGLSRYRIIPEGERETYTPTVFIEPMDELNYQYYGFDMQMLPEQQAALIKARDSASAVLSGKVAWTDPLTEEIQPGFILYLPVYNVATPPETIEARRQAFVGYVYSPFRAGNLLQGLLTTNSAVSFQLFDGKSSRPEQLLFDGHEVLKLDQPSTPPALQSTEIIYIAGHPWTVVFSATPAFESTIDFSLSWIILAAGGLLSLLLFVMSRMLIGSYQSTVWLNREVRAREQAEAALRELNLQLEVRVDERTRQLKLANEEIAREREQLALRVSERTASLRATNDKLELARKEAEQASQAKSAFLAAMSHEIRTPMNGVIGLLEVLSHSELDSRQQDEVNTIRDSTFSLLRLIDDILDFSKIEAGRLELEQIPVAIEGIVEGICTSLLPLAERQGVSLHLFIDPRIPDWVASDPTRLRQIFYNLIGNAIKFSGGRKDIAGRVWIRVECPEGKPDQVVFRVIDNGIGISDTVQSSLFESFSQAESSTTRRFGGTGLGLAITQRLVALLKGAIDVESRPGQGAQFTVTLPIQPVSGEGLFVPLDLEPVFAVLVADPELPVDDLALYLHLAGGKVQIVAREAEALALVRGWSANTVVITAAGQSASGANEPKGPLDTLDQIRRLILTPGGERAFQCTLPNTVTMSSLAMRRREFLEAVAVAAGVMSPSVDTETVGESDVILPAAPSVAQARAEQRLILVAEDDEINRKVILKQLNMLGYAAEVAENGSQAWQFWQDDQYALLLTDLHMPEMDGYQLTRAVRDAEAGAPRKPIIALTANALRGEKRRALETGMDDFLTKPVQLDLLRQVLSQWLPHPACESEQARPQQVLAAPAPAVVVLQVNKLEALVGSDPAVVDEFLTEYLSVMQGQEKLLQQAYSDKDVRQMVEISHKLKSSSRSVGALQLGDLCAELENTCTKGDLSAASAFMAQLADVSASTEAAVRAYLAGKAAQLGETYGHHVN; encoded by the coding sequence TTGCTCCTTTCACTCGTCGTCACGGCCATTTCATGGCAACTGGCAACCGCCTATGTCAACCGGGACGTTGAGCAACGATTTCAGAATGAAACCCATGACGTCACGGCGCGGATCAAAAGCCGAATGGTGGCCCATGAGCAGGTCTTGCTGGGGGGGGTAGCCCTGTTCGCGGCGTCAGAACAGGTTGAACGTCTCGAGTGGCAAAGCTATGTAAGAAAGCTGCGCCTTGGGATGCACTATCCCGGGATCCACGGTATCGGATTTGCGGTGCCGGTCTCTGACGGAGATAAACAGGCGCATATCCGGCAAATTCATGCAGAAGGTCTGAGCCGTTACCGTATTATTCCGGAGGGAGAGCGGGAGACGTATACGCCGACAGTTTTTATCGAGCCCATGGATGAGCTGAATTATCAGTATTATGGCTTCGATATGCAGATGCTCCCCGAGCAGCAGGCCGCCCTGATCAAGGCCCGCGACAGTGCCAGTGCGGTGCTGTCAGGCAAAGTGGCGTGGACCGATCCCCTCACGGAAGAAATACAGCCGGGATTTATTCTCTACCTGCCGGTGTATAACGTGGCAACCCCGCCGGAGACGATAGAAGCACGTCGTCAGGCGTTTGTCGGCTATGTGTACAGTCCCTTTCGTGCCGGGAATTTATTACAGGGGCTGCTGACAACTAACTCAGCCGTGAGCTTTCAGCTGTTTGACGGTAAGTCGAGTCGTCCTGAGCAGTTGCTGTTTGATGGCCATGAAGTGCTGAAACTGGATCAGCCCAGCACCCCGCCCGCACTGCAATCGACGGAAATTATCTATATTGCCGGCCACCCCTGGACCGTGGTGTTCAGCGCGACCCCGGCCTTTGAGTCAACCATTGATTTTTCCCTGTCCTGGATCATCCTCGCCGCGGGTGGCTTGTTGAGCCTGCTGCTGTTTGTGATGAGCCGGATGTTAATCGGCTCTTACCAAAGCACGGTCTGGCTGAATCGTGAAGTCCGGGCCCGGGAACAAGCCGAAGCGGCGTTGCGGGAGCTGAATCTGCAGCTTGAAGTGCGAGTGGATGAGCGGACCCGGCAATTGAAGCTTGCCAATGAAGAAATCGCCCGCGAGCGTGAGCAACTGGCACTGCGGGTGTCGGAGCGCACGGCTTCATTGCGTGCGACCAACGATAAATTGGAACTGGCCCGGAAGGAGGCTGAGCAGGCGAGCCAGGCCAAGTCAGCTTTTCTGGCGGCAATGAGCCATGAAATCCGGACTCCGATGAATGGGGTGATCGGTTTACTGGAAGTGCTCTCGCACAGTGAGCTGGACAGTCGCCAGCAAGATGAAGTCAACACCATCCGGGACTCTACATTTTCCTTGTTGCGCCTGATCGATGACATTCTGGACTTCTCCAAAATAGAAGCCGGGCGGTTGGAGCTGGAGCAGATTCCGGTGGCGATCGAAGGAATTGTGGAAGGGATCTGCACCTCTCTGCTGCCCTTGGCGGAGCGTCAGGGAGTGTCCCTTCACTTATTTATTGATCCCCGGATTCCAGACTGGGTGGCGTCTGATCCGACCCGACTGCGACAGATCTTCTATAACTTGATTGGCAACGCAATAAAGTTCAGTGGCGGGCGCAAAGACATTGCCGGCCGAGTCTGGATCCGGGTGGAGTGCCCTGAAGGGAAACCGGATCAGGTTGTGTTTCGGGTGATTGACAATGGTATCGGTATCTCGGATACGGTGCAGAGCTCGCTATTTGAATCCTTCAGCCAGGCGGAGTCTTCGACCACCCGGCGGTTTGGTGGCACCGGTCTCGGGTTGGCAATTACTCAACGGCTGGTGGCGCTGCTGAAGGGCGCCATCGATGTGGAAAGCCGTCCGGGGCAAGGTGCACAGTTTACGGTTACACTGCCGATCCAGCCTGTTTCCGGGGAGGGGCTCTTCGTGCCGCTGGACTTGGAGCCGGTCTTTGCGGTGTTAGTTGCCGATCCTGAACTACCGGTCGATGATCTGGCGCTCTATCTGCATCTGGCCGGGGGGAAAGTGCAGATTGTTGCCCGGGAAGCGGAGGCCTTGGCACTGGTCCGGGGATGGTCGGCCAACACGGTGGTTATTACTGCCGCAGGGCAATCAGCATCGGGCGCGAACGAGCCGAAAGGCCCGCTTGACACGCTGGATCAGATCCGCCGTCTTATTCTGACGCCTGGCGGAGAGCGAGCATTCCAATGCACCTTACCCAATACGGTCACCATGAGCAGCCTGGCGATGCGTCGTCGGGAATTCCTGGAGGCTGTTGCTGTAGCAGCCGGGGTGATGTCACCGAGTGTGGACACGGAAACCGTCGGAGAAAGTGATGTCATTCTGCCGGCAGCCCCGAGTGTGGCGCAGGCCCGGGCGGAACAGCGACTGATCCTGGTGGCAGAAGACGATGAGATTAACCGCAAGGTGATCCTCAAGCAGCTCAACATGTTGGGCTACGCCGCAGAGGTTGCCGAAAACGGGAGCCAGGCGTGGCAGTTTTGGCAAGATGATCAATATGCCTTGTTGCTGACGGATCTGCATATGCCGGAAATGGACGGGTATCAGTTAACCCGTGCGGTGCGGGATGCAGAGGCTGGCGCCCCGCGCAAACCCATTATTGCCCTGACAGCCAATGCGCTAAGAGGTGAGAAACGACGGGCGCTGGAAACGGGAATGGATGACTTCCTGACCAAGCCGGTACAGTTAGATTTACTCAGGCAGGTTCTGTCACAATGGCTGCCGCATCCTGCCTGTGAATCGGAACAAGCCCGGCCACAGCAGGTGCTGGCTGCTCCGGCGCCTGCTGTGGTGGTGTTGCAGGTGAATAAGCTGGAAGCACTAGTGGGATCGGACCCGGCGGTCGTGGATGAGTTTCTCACAGAATATCTTTCCGTGATGCAGGGTCAGGAAAAGTTACTGCAACAAGCTTACAGTGATAAAGACGTAAGACAAATGGTTGAAATTTCGCACAAGCTGAAGTCATCTTCTCGTTCTGTCGGGGCGCTTCAACTGGGTGATTTGTGTGCCGAGCTGGAAAATACTTGCACCAAGGGTGATCTTTCTGCTGCGTCCGCGTTCATGGCGCAGTTGGCGGATGTGTCCGCGAGTACAGAAGCTGCTGTGAGGGCTTATCTTGCCGGTAAAGCGGCGCAATTAGGAGAAACTTATGGCCATCATGTTAATTGA